CCCTTCGCTTCCAGGCACGACGATGCTGTCCGCATCGCCGTGGAAGAGTAGTTTCTCTGGAGAGATTACCGATACGTCTAGCTTGGCTGCCATCGATTACGCTCTCAGGTTTTTGGACTTCTCGATCGCGTCTTCTATGGTTCCTACCATATAGAAGGCCTGCTCTGGAAGGTGGTCGCAATTTCCTGCGATCAATTCTTTGAAAGAGCGAACTGTATCGGCAAGTTTAACGTATTTTCCAGGAGATCCTGTGAATACTTCCGCTACGTGGAAAGGCTGAGAAAGGAATTTCTCGATCTTTCTTGCTCTCGCAACCAGAACCTTATCATCCTCGGAAAGTTCGTCCATACCAAGGATCGCGATAATATCTTGAAGATCTTTATAACGCTGGAGGATCCTTTGAACCTCACGAGCAACACCGTAGTGTTCCGCACCCAGAACTTCTGCGTTCATCACGCGGGAAGTAGAGTCAAGTGGGTCAACCGCAGGATAAATTCCTTTATCGGAGATTGCACGAGAAAGAACCGTAGTTGCATCCAAGTGAGCGAACGCGTTCGCAGGAGCAGGGTCAGTCAAGTCGTCCGCAGGAACGTAAATCGCCTGAACGGAAGTAATGGATCCCTTACGAGTAGAAGTAATACGCTCTTGAAGAGCACCCATCTCCGTAGAAAGAGTTGGTTGGTATCCTACCGCAGAAGGCATACGTCCGAGTAGAGCGGATACTTCAGATCCCGCTTGGGAGAAACGGAAGATATTGTCTACGAAGAGTAATACGTCTGTTCCGATGGAATCACGGAAATGTTCCGCCATTGTAAGAGCAGAAAGAGCAACGCGAAGACGAGCACCAGGCGGCTCGTTCATCTGACCATAACAAAGCACGGTCTTGTTGATAACTCCGGATTCTTTCATCTCTCTCCAGAGGTCGTTTCCTTCTCTGGTTCTTTCACCAACACCAGCGAATACGGAGAATCCACCGTGTTGTTTCGCGATGTTGTTAATTAACTCTTGGATAAGAACTGTCTTACCTACTCCGGCTCCTCCGAAGAGTCCGGTCTTTCCACCCTTGATATAAGGAGCGAGAAGGTCGATAACCTTGATCCCTGTTTCGAATACTTCCGTTTTAGGGGAAAGGTCTTCGTAACTTGGAGCTGCTCTATGGATAGGCTTACGTTCTTTCACTTGAATAGGAGCGCCCTCATCTACCGGCTCTCCAAGAACGTTAAAAATTCTTCCGAGGGTTACGTCCCCAACAGGAACGGAAATAGGAGCTCCCGTATCGGAAACATCCTGTCCTCTTACAAGGCCGTCAGTGGAAGAAAGAGCAATCGCTCTTACTGCACTACCACCAATATGCTGTTGCACTTCGGCGATAATTTTTTCCTTTTTGCCTTCTACGACCGCGTCGATTTCAAGCGCGTTAAAAATTTCGGGCAGATGTCCGGACTCGAATTCGATATCCAAAACGGATCCGATGATTTGTTTTACTTTACCTTTGCTCATCCAAGTACTCCAATACCAGAACTAGTTTAGCGAGTCCGCACCCGCTACGATTTCCGAGATCTCCTGAGTGATCTTCGCCTGACGAATACGGTTGTAACCGCGGGTCAGAAGTTTGATCATCTCGGAGGCCGCGTCCGTTGCGGATTTCATGGCCACGCGCTTTGCGATCTGCTCGGAACAATTTGCTTCCAAGATCGCCTTTAAAAATGCTGTCTTTACAACTAAAGGAAGAAGTGATTCCAAAATATCCGCCGGGCTCGGTTCATATAGAACGTTAGCGCCAACGTTGGATTCTCCTTGTGCTTCAAACGGAAGAACCTTAGTGACCTCAGGTTCTTGGTTTGCGGAAGAATGATAAACAGTAGAAATAATTTCCACAGAATCCACTTCTTCATTTGCAAAAAGAGCTAAGAAGAAGTCCGCGAACTCTTCCGCTTCCTTGTAACCTGACTTGTCGTCGATATGAGTGTAAGATTTTTCTATTTTCTCTTTTGCGAATTGAAAATAGGAAATTCCTTTTTTACCTACAACAAAAAGTCGAAC
The window above is part of the Leptospira hartskeerlii genome. Proteins encoded here:
- the atpD gene encoding F0F1 ATP synthase subunit beta, producing MSKGKVKQIIGSVLDIEFESGHLPEIFNALEIDAVVEGKKEKIIAEVQQHIGGSAVRAIALSSTDGLVRGQDVSDTGAPISVPVGDVTLGRIFNVLGEPVDEGAPIQVKERKPIHRAAPSYEDLSPKTEVFETGIKVIDLLAPYIKGGKTGLFGGAGVGKTVLIQELINNIAKQHGGFSVFAGVGERTREGNDLWREMKESGVINKTVLCYGQMNEPPGARLRVALSALTMAEHFRDSIGTDVLLFVDNIFRFSQAGSEVSALLGRMPSAVGYQPTLSTEMGALQERITSTRKGSITSVQAIYVPADDLTDPAPANAFAHLDATTVLSRAISDKGIYPAVDPLDSTSRVMNAEVLGAEHYGVAREVQRILQRYKDLQDIIAILGMDELSEDDKVLVARARKIEKFLSQPFHVAEVFTGSPGKYVKLADTVRSFKELIAGNCDHLPEQAFYMVGTIEDAIEKSKNLRA
- the atpG gene encoding ATP synthase F1 subunit gamma, with amino-acid sequence MATPREIKKRISSVKNTRKITRTMEMVATAKSKKLSDRVNASHPFSNKIKELVGALASLASVVKSPYLRKPNTVRSAALLVITANRGLCGGYNSKTIRLARTRIQELKDQGVSVRLFVVGKKGISYFQFAKEKIEKSYTHIDDKSGYKEAEEFADFFLALFANEEVDSVEIISTVYHSSANQEPEVTKVLPFEAQGESNVGANVLYEPSPADILESLLPLVVKTAFLKAILEANCSEQIAKRVAMKSATDAASEMIKLLTRGYNRIRQAKITQEISEIVAGADSLN